From the Desulfovibrio sp. JY genome, one window contains:
- a CDS encoding proline--tRNA ligase yields the protein MRLSRYYAPTLKETPAEAEVISHKLLLRAGLIRKLTAGIYTYLPLGLRALNNVARIVREEMDRAGALEVLMPAVQPADLWKESGRWEFYGRELLRFVDRHDRESCLGPTHEEVVTDLVRHEIRSYRQLPINLYQIQTKFRDEIRPRFGLMRGREFVMKDAYSFDKDDAGADASYWAMFKAYTRIFERLGLKFRAVSADSGTIGGSFSHEFMVLAETGEDTIAYCDACDFGANVEKAEAVCPPHGEAAPCPPAESVATPGQHTVEEVAAFLGVTPEKIVKTLLYVADGKTVAALVRGDRELNEVKFKNLLGAQDIRLASPEEVTAATKAPVGFAGPVGLAGIPVYADRELANAADWIVGANAADAHLRHVDLGRDATIVSFTDLRQVAPGDPCPKCGAPLAFAKGIEVGHVFKLGLKYSKSLNATFLDEAGKEQFMIMGCYGIGVSRIVAACIEQNNDASGIIFPPAIAPFEVALLNLNAKDAEASAKADELYDALTAAGIETLLDDREERPGVKFKDADLMGFPIQLTLGGKGLARGIVETKDRRTGEKGELPLTGFMDAFIAWREGVRQGWGLD from the coding sequence ATGCGACTGAGCCGCTACTATGCCCCGACCCTCAAAGAAACCCCGGCCGAGGCCGAGGTTATTAGCCATAAGCTTTTGCTGCGCGCCGGCTTGATCCGCAAGCTCACCGCCGGCATCTATACCTATCTGCCGCTGGGGCTTCGGGCGCTCAACAACGTCGCCCGCATCGTGCGCGAGGAGATGGACCGGGCCGGGGCCCTGGAAGTCCTCATGCCCGCCGTGCAGCCGGCCGACCTGTGGAAGGAATCCGGCCGCTGGGAATTCTACGGCCGCGAACTCCTGCGCTTCGTCGATCGCCATGACCGCGAATCCTGCCTGGGCCCCACCCACGAGGAAGTCGTTACCGACCTCGTGCGCCACGAAATCCGTTCCTACCGCCAGCTTCCCATCAACCTCTACCAGATCCAGACGAAGTTCCGCGACGAGATCCGCCCCCGCTTCGGGCTCATGCGCGGCCGGGAATTCGTCATGAAGGACGCCTACTCCTTCGACAAGGACGATGCCGGAGCCGACGCCAGCTACTGGGCCATGTTCAAGGCCTATACCCGCATCTTCGAGCGCCTGGGACTCAAATTTCGGGCTGTCTCGGCTGATTCCGGGACCATCGGCGGCTCGTTCTCCCACGAATTCATGGTCCTGGCCGAGACCGGCGAGGACACCATCGCCTACTGCGACGCCTGCGACTTCGGGGCCAACGTGGAAAAGGCCGAGGCCGTTTGTCCGCCCCATGGCGAGGCCGCCCCCTGTCCGCCAGCCGAAAGCGTGGCTACCCCGGGTCAGCACACCGTGGAAGAGGTGGCCGCTTTCCTCGGAGTCACTCCGGAGAAAATCGTCAAGACGCTGCTCTACGTCGCCGACGGCAAGACCGTGGCCGCCCTTGTGCGCGGCGACCGCGAACTCAACGAGGTCAAATTCAAGAACCTCCTTGGCGCCCAGGACATCCGTCTGGCTTCCCCCGAGGAAGTCACCGCCGCGACCAAGGCCCCGGTCGGCTTCGCCGGTCCGGTGGGACTCGCCGGCATCCCCGTTTACGCCGATCGGGAACTCGCCAATGCCGCCGACTGGATCGTCGGGGCCAATGCCGCCGACGCCCACCTGCGCCACGTGGACCTCGGCCGCGACGCCACGATCGTTTCCTTCACCGACCTGCGCCAGGTCGCGCCCGGCGACCCGTGCCCCAAATGCGGCGCGCCCCTCGCCTTCGCCAAGGGCATCGAAGTCGGCCACGTTTTCAAGCTGGGACTTAAGTATTCCAAGTCGTTAAACGCCACCTTCCTGGACGAGGCCGGCAAGGAACAGTTCATGATCATGGGCTGTTACGGCATCGGCGTCTCGCGCATCGTGGCCGCCTGCATCGAACAAAATAACGACGCATCCGGCATCATCTTCCCGCCGGCCATCGCCCCCTTCGAGGTCGCGCTCTTGAACCTCAACGCCAAGGACGCCGAGGCCAGCGCCAAGGCCGACGAACTCTACGACGCCCTGACCGCCGCCGGCATCGAAACGCTCCTCGACGACCGCGAGGAACGCCCGGGCGTCAAATTCAAGGACGCCGATCTCATGGGTTTCCCCATTCAGCTCACCCTCGGCGGCAAGGGCCTGGCCCGGGGCATCGTCGAAACCAAGGACCGCCGCACCGGCGAGAAGGGCGAACTGCCGCTTACCGGCTTCATGGACGCCTTTATCGCCTGGCGCGAAGGCGTGCGCCAGGGCTGGGGCCTGGATTAG
- the ispG gene encoding flavodoxin-dependent (E)-4-hydroxy-3-methylbut-2-enyl-diphosphate synthase, protein MRDIPQAPKRHSTRALTIGNVGVGGDNPVRVQSMTNTDTRDVPATLAQIRALADAGCEIVRLAVLDEDAAAALKPIHDASPVPLVADIHFDHRLAVAALAAGIEALRINPGNIGSEAAVDTVVAAAKDHGAPIRIGVNSGSVQKDLLGKYGGPTPEAMVESALTHIAYLEKRGFYDIKVSLKSSSVPRTVAAYRLLAKKVDYPLHIGVTEAGTPMRGAVKSAVGLGILLSEGLGDTLRVSLTGDPVTEIGVAYEILRSLDIRARGPEIISCPTCGRTEIDLVGLAEAVEERLRGVTDVFTVAVMGCVVNGPGEAREADIGIAGGRDCGIIFRKGRVLGKVRGADNLIPAFMDELDRYLTEKKETPCD, encoded by the coding sequence ATGCGCGACATCCCGCAAGCTCCCAAACGGCACTCCACCCGTGCCCTGACCATCGGCAATGTCGGCGTCGGCGGCGACAATCCCGTGCGCGTCCAGAGCATGACCAATACCGACACCCGCGACGTGCCGGCCACCCTGGCCCAGATCCGGGCTCTGGCCGACGCCGGTTGCGAGATCGTGCGCCTGGCCGTGCTCGACGAGGACGCTGCCGCGGCGTTGAAACCCATCCACGACGCCTCGCCCGTGCCGCTGGTGGCCGATATCCATTTCGACCACCGCCTGGCCGTGGCGGCGCTTGCCGCCGGCATCGAGGCGCTTCGCATCAATCCCGGCAACATCGGCTCCGAGGCGGCCGTGGACACGGTGGTGGCGGCGGCCAAGGACCACGGCGCGCCCATCCGCATCGGCGTCAATTCCGGCTCGGTGCAAAAGGATCTGCTCGGCAAATACGGCGGTCCCACCCCCGAGGCCATGGTCGAAAGCGCCCTGACCCACATCGCCTATCTGGAAAAGCGGGGCTTTTACGACATCAAGGTGTCGCTCAAATCCTCCTCCGTGCCCCGCACCGTGGCCGCCTATCGCCTGCTGGCGAAAAAGGTCGACTATCCGCTGCACATCGGCGTGACCGAAGCCGGCACGCCCATGCGCGGGGCGGTCAAATCCGCCGTGGGCCTGGGGATTTTGCTGTCCGAGGGCCTTGGCGACACGCTGCGGGTATCGCTCACCGGCGATCCGGTCACGGAAATCGGCGTGGCCTACGAAATTCTGCGTTCCCTCGACATCCGCGCCCGGGGCCCGGAAATCATCTCCTGCCCCACCTGCGGCCGCACCGAAATCGACCTCGTCGGGTTGGCCGAGGCCGTGGAGGAGCGCCTTCGCGGCGTGACCGACGTCTTCACCGTGGCCGTCATGGGCTGCGTGGTCAACGGTCCGGGCGAGGCCCGCGAGGCCGACATCGGCATCGCCGGCGGCCGGGACTGCGGCATCATTTTCCGCAAGGGCCGGGTGCTCGGCAAGGTGCGTGGCGCGGACAACCTCATTCCCGCCTTCATGGACGAACTGGACCGTTATCTCACCGAAAAAAAGGAAACCCCATGCGACTGA
- a CDS encoding response regulator, whose product MRTILVIDDERPTLQMFELYLGAYGYPVLTAVSGEEGLVVFAEKKPPIVLTDIKMPGMDGLAVLRAIKEMRPQTEVIVITGHGDVDLALTALGLRATDFIDKPIRREALEAALARANGRLDQAGAAGDGEPIGVEWAGNVGVVVIRGNLTGEAEPYLTRAMRELADAGKLLFAFSPDASINGAGLDLLLQATEEGSSRPAAICGLSDNFAKVLDRLGVTGRAPRFADRQAAMEHLAARHGG is encoded by the coding sequence ATGCGCACCATATTGGTCATCGACGACGAGCGTCCGACGCTCCAGATGTTCGAGCTCTACCTCGGGGCCTACGGCTATCCGGTGCTGACGGCCGTAAGCGGCGAGGAGGGGCTGGTCGTTTTCGCCGAAAAAAAGCCGCCCATCGTCCTCACCGACATCAAGATGCCCGGCATGGACGGGCTGGCCGTGCTGCGCGCGATCAAGGAAATGCGTCCCCAGACCGAGGTGATCGTCATCACCGGGCACGGCGATGTCGATCTGGCCCTGACCGCGCTCGGGCTTCGGGCCACCGACTTCATCGACAAGCCCATCCGGCGCGAGGCCCTGGAAGCGGCCCTGGCCCGGGCCAACGGCCGGTTGGACCAGGCCGGCGCGGCCGGGGACGGCGAGCCCATCGGCGTGGAATGGGCCGGGAACGTGGGGGTCGTGGTCATCCGGGGCAACCTGACCGGCGAGGCCGAGCCCTACCTGACGCGGGCCATGCGCGAACTGGCCGATGCCGGCAAACTGCTTTTCGCCTTCAGTCCCGACGCCTCGATCAACGGCGCCGGCCTCGACCTGCTGTTGCAGGCCACGGAGGAGGGGAGCAGCCGCCCGGCGGCGATTTGCGGCCTTTCGGACAATTTCGCCAAGGTGCTCGACCGGCTCGGCGTCACCGGCCGCGCCCCCCGCTTTGCGGACCGTCAAGCGGCCATGGAGCACCTTGCCGCGCGCCACGGCGGCTGA
- a CDS encoding PAS domain S-box protein yields MFSKRRISLKLKMFGGAMAVVLLVSAVIALLARWILVTSLNRELEQRGVAIGQSIAERASGYILDKDRANLVSLVFDAAQLGERRILVSYIFIEDTDGHILANTFMRTFPKALLRANPLPEGVESRIRLVHFEGNQAIDIAVPVREGIYTLGAVHVGLSKSHIDSLVGTLRTTFLGFIAAVTVVMFIIVLRLSNAVARPISRLTRAADAVSRGSLDEPATLLGLRETAPRDCPAYADTDLPCWHFDQSAGEGSPDNPANVPTCRECRFYRKGGGGDEVAQLAESFGNMIWSIRLYRRRLRESEEKYRSLFDSNPDPVFVVDTANGRILDANSQAEDVYGYPRDALVGRPVEVLESDGPPGGVSAYLQDRDAPDRVLFAKLRHVRKDGTPLFVNLHACRIAYRGRDAVIFSTTDITEQVEKDAHLIQASKMKTLGEMSAGIAHELNQPLNAVKMGSDYLRLVAESGHPPPLENLLAVTAQISEQVDRAAAIIGHLRDFGRKSEPVLEDVDIAVPIRGVFAIIGHELSLAGIEIDLDLRPVPPIRAHANRLEQVFFNLVVNARDAMVGNGCPGRDSDVRRLRIRCFREGLRVTVTVADTGCGIPEAKRHKIFEPFFTTKQTGQGMGLGLAITYGIVKDYGGDITVDEAPGGGSLFRLSFPIAEGALGGAPS; encoded by the coding sequence ATGTTTTCCAAGCGGCGCATAAGCCTCAAACTCAAGATGTTCGGCGGGGCCATGGCCGTGGTGCTCTTGGTCAGCGCCGTCATTGCGCTTCTCGCCCGCTGGATACTGGTCACGAGCCTCAACCGCGAACTGGAGCAGCGCGGCGTGGCCATCGGCCAGAGCATTGCCGAACGGGCCAGCGGCTACATCCTGGACAAGGACCGGGCCAATCTCGTCAGCCTCGTGTTCGACGCGGCCCAGCTCGGCGAGCGGCGCATCCTCGTTTCCTATATCTTTATCGAGGACACCGACGGCCATATTCTGGCCAATACCTTCATGCGGACCTTTCCCAAGGCGCTCTTGCGGGCCAATCCGCTGCCCGAGGGCGTCGAGTCCCGCATCAGGCTGGTCCATTTCGAGGGCAACCAGGCCATCGACATCGCCGTGCCCGTGCGCGAGGGCATCTACACCCTGGGCGCGGTCCACGTGGGGCTTTCCAAAAGCCACATCGATTCCCTGGTCGGCACGTTGCGCACCACCTTCCTGGGCTTTATCGCCGCCGTGACTGTGGTCATGTTCATCATCGTGCTGCGTCTTTCCAATGCCGTGGCCCGACCCATCTCCCGGTTGACCAGGGCCGCCGACGCCGTCAGTCGCGGCAGCCTGGACGAACCGGCGACGCTCCTTGGCCTGCGCGAGACCGCGCCCCGGGATTGCCCGGCCTATGCCGACACGGACCTCCCCTGCTGGCATTTCGACCAGAGCGCGGGGGAGGGCAGTCCCGACAACCCGGCCAATGTCCCCACCTGTCGGGAGTGCCGTTTCTACCGCAAGGGCGGCGGCGGCGACGAGGTGGCCCAGCTCGCCGAGTCCTTCGGCAACATGATCTGGAGCATCCGGCTCTACCGCCGCCGGCTGCGGGAGTCCGAGGAGAAGTACCGCTCGCTTTTCGACAGCAACCCCGATCCGGTCTTCGTCGTCGATACCGCGAACGGCCGCATCCTGGACGCCAATTCCCAGGCCGAGGACGTCTACGGCTATCCCCGGGACGCGCTGGTCGGCCGGCCGGTGGAGGTGCTGGAGTCCGACGGGCCGCCGGGCGGGGTGTCCGCCTATTTGCAGGACCGCGACGCCCCGGACCGGGTGCTTTTCGCCAAGCTGCGGCATGTGCGCAAGGACGGCACGCCGCTTTTCGTCAATCTGCACGCCTGCCGCATCGCCTACCGGGGCCGCGACGCCGTGATCTTTTCCACCACCGACATCACCGAGCAGGTGGAAAAGGACGCCCACCTCATCCAGGCGAGCAAGATGAAGACCTTGGGCGAAATGTCGGCCGGCATCGCCCACGAGCTCAACCAGCCGCTCAATGCCGTCAAGATGGGCAGCGACTACCTGCGTCTGGTGGCCGAGTCCGGCCATCCACCGCCCCTGGAAAACCTGCTGGCCGTCACCGCCCAGATCAGCGAACAGGTGGACCGCGCCGCCGCCATCATCGGCCATCTGCGCGACTTCGGCCGCAAGTCCGAGCCGGTGCTGGAGGATGTGGACATCGCCGTGCCCATTCGGGGCGTCTTTGCCATCATCGGCCACGAACTGTCCCTGGCCGGCATCGAGATCGACCTGGATTTGCGGCCCGTCCCGCCCATACGGGCTCACGCCAACAGGCTGGAGCAGGTTTTTTTCAACCTCGTGGTCAACGCCCGGGACGCCATGGTGGGAAACGGCTGCCCGGGCAGGGATTCGGACGTCAGGCGGCTTCGCATCCGCTGTTTTCGGGAAGGGCTCCGGGTGACGGTGACCGTGGCCGACACCGGCTGCGGCATTCCCGAGGCCAAGCGGCACAAGATCTTCGAACCGTTTTTCACCACCAAGCAGACCGGCCAGGGCATGGGCCTGGGACTCGCCATCACCTACGGCATCGTCAAGGATTACGGCGGGGACATCACGGTCGACGAGGCGCCGGGCGGGGGAAGCCTTTTCCGCCTGAGCTTCCCGATCGCCGAGGGCGCCCTGGGCGGCGCGCCGTCTTGA
- a CDS encoding ABC transporter substrate-binding protein — MLDMPAKTTPPLLAIVLACCLLTLAACSGAPAPETADARVPGVTRDSVLVGSSLPLTGHASYLGKQTLFGAMARINAVNDAGGVAGRKIKVLALDDGYDPPRCVANTQRLIVDDQVFCLFSYVGTPTTVKIIPMLEEAKVPLVGSFTGADALRTPSRRYIINVRPSYYQETAAAVTHLVKDLGIDRVAVFYQYDAYGFDGLKGTEMALKAHGLAPVARGSYIRGTMDVEEGISRILEAAPQAIVMIGAYSPCAKAITLASSRGYKGLFYAVSFVGADEIARILGPRSAVPLVMSQVVPPPGLPESVSLLSGVGDYTRDLARYFPTESPNLVGLEGYVNARVLIEGLRRTGRNLTRERFIDAVDSIENFSVGIASSVSFGPNRHQGMERVYFTRFDHGVFRLVTDWKQLKDSLAAPATGEGGGTDAPATAQ; from the coding sequence ATGCTGGATATGCCCGCCAAAACGACGCCCCCCCTGCTGGCCATCGTGCTGGCTTGTTGCCTGCTGACCCTGGCCGCCTGTTCCGGGGCGCCCGCTCCGGAAACGGCCGACGCGCGCGTGCCGGGAGTGACCAGGGATTCGGTGCTCGTCGGCTCGTCTTTGCCGCTGACGGGCCATGCCAGCTACCTGGGCAAGCAGACGCTTTTTGGGGCTATGGCCCGCATCAACGCCGTCAACGATGCCGGCGGCGTGGCCGGGCGCAAGATCAAGGTCCTGGCCCTGGACGACGGCTACGATCCGCCGCGCTGTGTGGCCAACACCCAGCGGCTCATCGTCGACGACCAGGTGTTCTGTCTTTTCAGCTACGTGGGCACGCCGACCACGGTGAAGATCATCCCCATGCTGGAGGAGGCCAAGGTGCCGCTGGTGGGGAGCTTTACCGGAGCCGATGCCTTGCGCACGCCCTCGCGGCGCTACATCATCAATGTCCGGCCCTCCTATTACCAGGAAACCGCTGCCGCCGTGACGCATCTGGTCAAGGACCTGGGCATCGACCGGGTGGCGGTCTTTTACCAGTATGACGCTTACGGCTTCGACGGGCTCAAGGGCACGGAAATGGCGCTTAAGGCCCATGGGCTGGCTCCGGTGGCGCGCGGCTCCTACATCCGGGGCACCATGGACGTGGAGGAGGGGATTTCGCGCATCCTGGAAGCGGCTCCCCAGGCCATCGTCATGATCGGGGCCTACAGCCCCTGCGCCAAGGCCATAACCCTCGCCAGCAGCCGGGGCTACAAAGGGCTTTTTTACGCCGTGTCCTTTGTCGGGGCCGACGAAATTGCCCGCATCCTCGGCCCGCGAAGCGCCGTGCCGCTCGTGATGTCTCAGGTGGTGCCGCCGCCGGGGCTGCCCGAGTCGGTTTCGCTGCTCTCCGGCGTCGGGGATTACACCCGGGATCTGGCCCGCTATTTCCCCACGGAAAGCCCCAACCTCGTGGGGCTCGAAGGCTACGTTAACGCCCGGGTGCTGATCGAGGGCCTGCGTCGGACCGGCCGCAACCTGACGCGTGAGCGCTTCATCGACGCCGTGGATTCCATCGAGAATTTCTCCGTGGGCATCGCCAGCTCCGTCAGTTTCGGCCCGAACCGGCATCAAGGCATGGAGCGCGTCTATTTCACCCGCTTCGACCATGGCGTGTTCCGTCTGGTCACGGATTGGAAACAACTCAAGGATTCGCTTGCCGCGCCGGCGACGGGCGAGGGCGGCGGTACGGACGCGCCCGCGACCGCGCAATAG
- a CDS encoding 4Fe-4S dicluster domain-containing protein, whose protein sequence is MNGKSFFIDLSRCTGCRGCQVACKQWKNKPVEPTKNTGSHQNPPDLSWQTLKVVRFTETTIDGKFHWLFFPDQCRHCLDAPCKMVGDSEIQDAIVQDPETGAVVFTEKTKGLTADAVREACPYDIPRVDPATKLMYKCDMCNDRVHAGLLPSCVKTCPTGTMNFGDREDMLTLAKNRLATLKPKYPQAELVDASTVRAIFLCPQPPSAYYKYVQYGDAAPSVLSRKAFLAKVLRPLRAFG, encoded by the coding sequence ATGAACGGAAAAAGCTTCTTTATCGACCTGTCGCGTTGCACCGGCTGCCGGGGCTGCCAGGTTGCCTGCAAGCAGTGGAAGAACAAGCCCGTGGAACCCACGAAAAATACCGGTTCTCACCAGAACCCGCCCGACCTCTCCTGGCAGACGCTCAAGGTCGTGCGTTTCACCGAGACCACCATTGACGGCAAGTTCCATTGGCTGTTCTTCCCGGACCAATGCCGGCATTGCCTGGACGCGCCCTGCAAGATGGTGGGGGATTCCGAGATTCAAGACGCCATCGTCCAGGACCCGGAGACCGGGGCCGTGGTCTTCACCGAAAAGACCAAGGGGCTCACGGCCGATGCCGTGCGCGAGGCCTGTCCCTACGACATCCCCCGCGTCGACCCGGCCACCAAGCTCATGTACAAATGCGACATGTGCAACGACCGGGTCCATGCCGGCCTGCTCCCTTCGTGCGTGAAGACTTGCCCGACCGGGACCATGAACTTCGGCGACCGCGAGGACATGCTGACCCTGGCCAAAAATCGCCTGGCCACGCTCAAGCCCAAGTATCCCCAGGCGGAGCTTGTGGACGCTTCCACGGTGCGGGCCATTTTCCTGTGCCCGCAACCGCCGAGCGCCTACTATAAGTATGTCCAGTACGGCGACGCCGCGCCGAGCGTGCTGAGCCGCAAGGCCTTCCTGGCCAAGGTGCTGCGCCCGCTGCGCGCCTTCGGTTAG
- the fdnG gene encoding formate dehydrogenase-N subunit alpha, translating into MEWNRRDFLKIAGTTTAVAAFGGLGFDLGQAKAAALAQADKLKFTKQTTSVCCYCSVGCGLIASTDKNGEGRVVNIEGDPDHPISEGSLCPKGASHYQLGKNDRRITKVLYRAPYSENWEEKSWDFALDRIARKVKEGRDASFTAKDAKGRVVNRVETLASVGSAAMDNEECWIYQAMLRAMGFTYIEHQARIUHSATVAALAESFGRGAMTNHWIDIANSDCILIIGSNAAENHPISFKWALRAKDKGAKIIHVDPRYTRTSAHADVFTRLRSGSDIAFFGGFIRYILANNLYFKDYVVNYTNASFILGDKYDFKDGLFSGYDPVKHAYDKSAWAFAKDADGRIKKDPTLRDPRCVFQILRKHYDRYSIKAVSEISGTPEADLQLVYQTFAATGVPEKSGTMLYAMGQTQHTVGVQNIRAMSIVQLLLGNMGVAGGGINALRGEANVQGSTDHALLYHILPGYLPTPNANLTSLAEYEAKTTPMTKDPQSANWWGNRPKYMASFIKSLYPDQDLETGYSYLPKLEPGKNYSWLSMFDAMHKGAFKGFFAWGQNPAASTANANKTRDAMAKLDWMVTVNIFETETGSFWKGPGMDPKKIKTEVFFLPCAVAFEKEGSISNSGRWMQWRYAAQKPLGDTKPDGDIIYELFEKIRGLYAKEGGAFPDPIKNLKWDFATNHAFDSHKVAKLINGVFLKEKTLKVGGKDKTFKPGDPVPSFALLQTDGSTCSGNWIYSGSYTDKNMAARRDKTQTPMQAKIGLYPGWTWAWPVNRRILYNRASVDPQGRPWQPQKPVIEWKDGKWVGDVPDGGWPPMADSAKGKYPFIMESEGMGQIFGPGRNDGPLPEYYEPLECPVGEHPFSKQLNNPAALKFAGPTEVHATCDPRYPFVCSTYRVTEHWQTGVMTRNSPWLLEAEPQMFCEMSPQLAKMRGIGNGDKVILESTRGSLWAKAIVTERLQPFTVMGHTIHQVGVPWHYGWTWPKDGGDSANILCPSVGDPNTGIPETKAFMVNVKKA; encoded by the coding sequence ATGGAATGGAATCGGCGCGACTTTCTCAAGATCGCTGGCACGACCACGGCCGTGGCCGCCTTTGGCGGGCTCGGTTTCGACCTCGGCCAGGCCAAGGCCGCGGCGCTGGCCCAGGCCGACAAGCTCAAATTCACCAAGCAGACCACCTCGGTGTGCTGCTACTGCTCGGTCGGCTGCGGGCTGATCGCCAGCACCGACAAGAACGGCGAGGGCAGGGTGGTCAACATCGAGGGCGACCCGGACCATCCCATCAGCGAGGGTTCGCTTTGCCCCAAGGGCGCGTCCCATTACCAGCTCGGCAAAAACGACCGGCGTATCACCAAGGTGCTTTACCGCGCGCCCTATAGCGAGAACTGGGAGGAAAAAAGCTGGGACTTCGCTCTGGATCGCATCGCCCGCAAGGTGAAAGAGGGGCGCGACGCGTCCTTCACCGCCAAGGACGCCAAGGGCCGGGTGGTCAACCGCGTGGAGACCCTGGCCTCGGTCGGTTCGGCGGCCATGGACAACGAGGAGTGCTGGATCTACCAGGCGATGCTGCGGGCCATGGGATTTACCTACATCGAGCATCAGGCCCGTATCTGACACAGCGCCACTGTAGCGGCTCTGGCAGAGTCGTTCGGACGCGGGGCGATGACGAATCACTGGATCGACATCGCCAATTCGGATTGCATTCTCATTATCGGCAGCAACGCCGCCGAGAACCATCCCATTTCGTTCAAGTGGGCGCTTCGGGCCAAGGACAAAGGGGCCAAGATCATCCACGTGGACCCGCGCTACACGCGCACCTCGGCCCACGCGGATGTGTTTACGAGGCTTCGCTCGGGTTCCGACATCGCCTTTTTCGGCGGATTCATCCGCTATATCCTGGCCAACAACCTGTACTTCAAGGACTACGTCGTCAATTACACCAACGCCTCGTTCATCCTCGGCGACAAGTACGACTTCAAGGACGGGCTTTTCTCGGGCTACGACCCGGTCAAGCACGCCTACGACAAGTCGGCCTGGGCCTTTGCCAAGGATGCCGACGGGCGCATCAAAAAGGACCCGACCCTGCGCGACCCGCGCTGCGTGTTCCAGATCCTGCGCAAGCACTACGATCGCTATTCCATAAAGGCGGTTTCCGAGATCAGCGGCACGCCCGAGGCCGACCTCCAGCTCGTCTACCAGACCTTCGCCGCCACGGGCGTCCCGGAAAAATCCGGCACCATGCTCTATGCCATGGGTCAGACCCAGCATACGGTCGGCGTCCAGAACATCCGGGCCATGTCCATCGTCCAGCTCCTCCTCGGCAACATGGGAGTGGCCGGCGGCGGCATCAACGCGCTTCGCGGCGAGGCCAACGTCCAGGGCTCCACCGACCACGCGCTGCTCTATCACATTCTGCCGGGCTATCTGCCGACGCCGAATGCGAACCTGACCAGCCTGGCGGAGTACGAGGCGAAGACCACGCCCATGACCAAGGACCCGCAAAGCGCCAACTGGTGGGGCAACAGGCCCAAGTACATGGCGAGTTTCATCAAGTCGCTCTATCCGGACCAGGACCTGGAAACCGGCTATTCGTATCTGCCTAAGCTCGAACCGGGCAAGAACTACTCCTGGCTGTCCATGTTCGACGCCATGCACAAGGGCGCGTTCAAGGGCTTTTTCGCCTGGGGCCAGAACCCGGCCGCCAGTACCGCCAACGCCAACAAGACCCGCGATGCCATGGCCAAGCTTGATTGGATGGTCACGGTCAACATCTTCGAGACCGAGACCGGCTCCTTCTGGAAGGGCCCGGGCATGGACCCGAAAAAGATCAAGACCGAGGTCTTTTTCCTGCCCTGCGCCGTGGCCTTTGAAAAGGAAGGCTCCATCTCCAACTCCGGCCGCTGGATGCAGTGGCGCTACGCCGCCCAGAAGCCCCTTGGCGACACCAAGCCGGACGGCGACATCATCTACGAGCTCTTCGAGAAGATTCGGGGGCTGTACGCCAAGGAAGGCGGGGCGTTCCCCGACCCGATCAAGAACCTCAAGTGGGACTTCGCCACGAACCACGCCTTTGACAGCCACAAGGTGGCCAAGCTCATAAACGGCGTGTTTCTCAAGGAGAAGACCCTCAAGGTCGGCGGCAAGGACAAGACCTTCAAACCCGGCGACCCCGTGCCGAGCTTCGCCTTGCTGCAAACCGACGGCTCCACCTGTTCGGGCAACTGGATCTACTCCGGTTCCTACACGGACAAGAACATGGCCGCCCGCCGCGACAAGACCCAGACCCCCATGCAGGCCAAGATCGGGCTGTACCCGGGCTGGACCTGGGCCTGGCCGGTCAACCGGCGAATCCTCTACAACCGCGCTTCGGTGGACCCCCAGGGCAGGCCCTGGCAGCCGCAAAAGCCGGTCATCGAGTGGAAGGACGGCAAGTGGGTGGGTGACGTGCCCGACGGCGGCTGGCCGCCCATGGCCGATTCCGCCAAGGGCAAGTATCCCTTCATCATGGAGAGCGAAGGCATGGGGCAGATCTTCGGCCCCGGGAGAAACGACGGTCCGCTGCCCGAATACTACGAGCCGCTCGAGTGTCCGGTGGGCGAGCATCCCTTCTCCAAGCAGCTCAACAACCCCGCGGCCCTCAAGTTCGCCGGCCCGACCGAGGTCCATGCCACCTGCGATCCGCGCTATCCCTTCGTGTGCTCGACCTACCGGGTCACCGAGCACTGGCAGACCGGCGTCATGACCCGCAACTCGCCCTGGCTGCTCGAGGCCGAACCGCAGATGTTCTGCGAAATGAGCCCGCAACTGGCCAAGATGCGCGGCATCGGCAACGGCGACAAGGTGATCCTCGAAAGCACCCGCGGCTCGCTTTGGGCCAAGGCCATCGTCACCGAGCGCCTCCAGCCCTTTACCGTCATGGGGCATACCATCCACCAAGTGGGCGTGCCCTGGCACTACGGCTGGACCTGGCCCAAGGACGGCGGTGATTCGGCCAACATCCTGTGCCCGTCCGTCGGCGATCCCAACACGGGCATCCCCGAAACCAAGGCCTTCATGGTCAACGTGAAAAAGGCGTAA